The Girardinichthys multiradiatus isolate DD_20200921_A chromosome 9, DD_fGirMul_XY1, whole genome shotgun sequence genome segment GGTAAGTATCCTGGCTTCCTCCTTActcattttgacaaaatgtaagTGCCAtacataaaaatgattttaaatagaGTTTATTCACAGACCGATTTATCttatgttttctgtagtttttgggTGTGGTTCACCTGCTGTAAATCCTGACACCAGTAGGGTTGTCAATGGAGAGGATGCACGTCCCCATAGCTGGCCTTGGCAGGTAATTATACAGTGCCTTACCCAAAGTAAACATTTATACTTTCTGTTAtgcacaactgcaaacaaaagtagtttatttgggattttatatgaaacACCAACATTaagagtgcataattgtgaaattaaggcataatcaatcaatcaatccatCAATCTTTATTCCAGACACAAGGATGGTCCAtagtaaagtaaaaagaataagaGATAAACATGCTGATACATGGTttccaatattttattcaaataaaaatctaaaaagtgtagtgtgcggtgtgcatttgtatgttTCATGCTGCCTTCAGATATGGGCAAGAACAGTGTGtagagagcttcatggaatgggtttACAAGGTcaagcagctccatccaaaccCCTTCCAGTTTCAACATTACTACATGCCGATGCACAAAACAAGCTAAGTAAAGGCATGGATGATTGAGTCAGGCcttctcatccaacatcagtgtctgaccttacAAATGTGGTATAATGGCCAAATTGTGTTTCTAGACACTGAAATTTtatgcccatttttctttgcaaagtcAGTGTCAAGTCTTTTGACATTCCCAAGAGGTTTACTTGGGATAGCTTTGAATTTAGCAACATCCATCCTACCATCATCTCTGATCAACCAACTCTCTCCCTTCTGAATTGAAGCATCCCTGCAGCGTGTAACACGATTTTTCATTGTGGCTATGGCCTGTTCCTTATAGTATTTTACATTTGGGCCAAAAGGGCAcctttttcttcatgtttatgtGCCCCATACAGTGCATTGAGGAAAACTACAAATGGGACTTCCCCCTCTTCCATAGGTGTCAAATTTGTTGAGTGAACAACTACTACTCAAGTTCTGGAGGAAACTGGTTGCACTCAATTTTATctaggagtatcagagtaatGTGGTGAGATCCAAATACACTCCACACATTTCAGAATTTTCTTTGTTaagcattttgaaaaccatgtatccttttcttaAAGCTTCACCATTACGTGTGGTGTTGTGgcggtctttcacataaaatctcaacaaaatGTACTAAAATATGTGGATTAATGTTACAAATTGTAAGAAAACGTTGCGACTGTTGCCGGCCACTGCCCTATTCATATACCATGAGTAATGCTTTGTCTGGGTTTGTTGTAACCTAAATTACATTTATCTTTCACAGATCTCCCTGCAAGTAAAACATGGCAGCCGCTACCATCATACATGTGGAGGAACTCTGGTTGCACCTCGCTGGGTGCTGACCGCTGGACACTGCATATGGTGACTAACTACGTGTACAATAAATACAATGCTATATTATAATGGCAGATGTTTAAAGTGAAATAATGATACCAAATATCggtgaaaaataaatgtgtttgattaTGCAGGCCAGGAGATGTGTATCGTGTGGTTTTAGGGGAGCATGACATGAGCCTGCAGGAGGGAACAGAGCAGATCAGAGATATCCTGCGCATTGTTGTCCATCCTGAGTGGGACATCGACCATGTGGCCAATGGGTGGGTGTATTCTGTTTGTTTGGATCAAGCAAAAAGTTTAACTCCCAACAATGAATTAACAAATGTGGAAACTCATCAATGAAACGAAGCAACAAATTAAACCACATGTTTTTCCCATGCAGGatatatttataataaactaaaaataaagaaatatatagTATCAGAAAACTCAAAAAGGATTGTAAATCATTTCAAACTTTATATACTGTACTTTCCTGATTAGATAAACTCTTCACAAAACTATGCTTCTGTCTCAGCAATGATCTTGCCCTCCTGAAACTGGATAAGAGCCCCATCATTAATGACAGCATCGGTGAGGCTTGTCTTCCTCAGGCAGGAGAGATCCTCGCTCATGGGACCCCTTGTTACATCTCTGGTTGGGGCAACCTTTACAGTAATATCATTGCTTCTTTCTCTCTCATACTGTTTGTCCCCTGCATGGGACTGTATTATGTCACACTGTTTGATTTGTGTGGAAGTTCAGCTGTGTTTGGGCTTAGCCTGTTTTGATGTTGGACCTTTGGACAGTGACACAGCAGGTCACTGTAGGTGCATCTGCATTAACTGGTATAATCCAGTCAACATGTCACAAGGATTGATCCTTTTGACAAAAAGGAGGAAGCAGATACAGGTAAGATCAAAATTATtctttattcatgttttgtagTGGCCAGGCCAGTGTCCCGACTTGAATCTGAGAGATAATCAGTGGAGGGACttgaagattagggtgatggcaaggagccCCCCCCAGTCTCAAAAACCtgaagctcatcaccaaagactAATGGTCCAAACAatagtggaaacatgcaaaaagctagTCGGCAATTATAAGAACAAGTTTTCCATAAATTTTTgagaaggaaataaataattactgataaataattaatgaaatacattttaaaatgcaagtCTGTTCATTAGATTTGAAACTCACAATTTCTAACCACCTGTCAGGAAGGTGATTCTTCTAGTAGGACCCAATTGCAGACAGGCAGACAAAGGCAGTTGCCTGTTGAAATtgtatttcacatttaaagcagtaaaacagatatttttccACTGTAAGTCGATATGATATATTTTTATCAATCAGATTCTCCCTGCCTTTTGCCCTTTCTGTTCCAAGGTAGGATGGAATTCATTGGTGCTAATTTATAAACCTTTTCTAAGGATTTAGCAGCTTTGTCTGCCATTGTTCATACAGATGCAAAAAAATGTGTTAGCTCCCCAGTGTCAGGCTGAGTGAAGTTGTTGTAGGacaaaagtgcagacaagagcgaGGGAGCACCATGGTGAGTAGACAAATGAATTTCATGAGATGAAAAACAGGTAACTTACTGGACAGAACTGAAAACAGGCAGGAGCACAGAGACATGGGTAGTttccaggaggaaccagtggggaacaataataataataagggaGTATAAGTACTGAGGGAGAGTGGAGTATAAACTAATGAACCAATGGAGCTAATCAAAAGTGAATGAGAAGCAGCTGGAGAAAGGGACTAAAGGGAACGTTTTCCTAACATCTTTCTCAAACAAACAGTTTGTATGTAGATAAAGTCAAATGAAGAGTTggtgagattttttatccctcTTACCTTCCTCCTCACTCTGTGGTGGCAAGATTACAGTAGCTGCTTGATAAAAGAAATTGGGTCTTTTGTCACATATTTATACGCCAGGGATCAAGGAAATTATGGATTACTGATTATAAGCTCATAGAAACTCTTATTAACTGCAAAATGTTTAGTGCAAATGATATAATGTccctacatttattttaaagggattgCTCGGTAACAAAGAATTGTGCCATCGGTGACCCAGtgaatacagtgccttgcaaaagtactcggcccccttgaactggtcaacctcttgccacatttcaggcttcaaacataaagatataaaattcaaattttttgtgaagaatcaacaacaagtgggacataatcgtgaagtggaatgaaatttattggatgtgtcaaacgtttttaacaaataaaaaactgaaaagtggggcttgcaatattattaggcccccttgcgttaatactttgtagcgccaccctttgctgtttaaagtttgggaaatctttttgtatccaaatccggctttaaacttctccacaacagtatctcggacctgcctggtgtgttccttggtcttcatgatgctctctgcactttgaacagaaccctgagactatcacagagcaggtgcatttatacggagacttgattacacacaggtggattctatttatcatcatcagtcatttgggacaacattggatcattcagagatcctcactgaacttctggagtgagtttgctgcactgaaagtaaaggggccgaataatattgcacgccccacttttcagttttttatttgttaaaaaagtttgacacatccaataaatttcattccacttcaagattgtgtcccacttgttgttgattcttcacaaaaaatttgaattttatatctttatgtttgaagcctgaaatgtggcaagatgttgaccagttcaagggggccgaatagttgcaaggcactgtaaataaacaagttaaaagttacatttttctaactttttCAGTGTGATGTTAtgttactgcaataaaatattttatttacattgagGGCTTTTTGCACATCTATCACATGTGGTTCCAACAAGTTTAAGTTTGTTTATTAATCCCTACACCTATGTCAGCCGAATGCTAAATATGTTCTGATGGGCTTACATATTAAAGCAGATTTGTCTTTTCTCTGAATCATCAGCCCACGGCCCCATGCCAGATAAACTGCAGCAGGCCTTGCTTCCCGTGGTGGAGCATAGCGTTTGCAGCCACAGCGACTGGTGGGGCAACACTGTGAAGAGCACCATGGTCTGTGCAGGAGGGGACGTCATTTCTGCATGCAATGTGTGTAAATGCATCAACAGAAACCAGCTCTGCACCTGTGAGACAGCTGCATCCACACTATATTTGAGGCtttattctgtgtttgtgtCCCTGTTTCACTCACAGGGGGACTCTGGAGGTCCTCTGAGCTGTCTGGGTCAGGATGGTAGATGGTACATTCAGGGCGTAACCAGCTTTGTATCTTCCACTGTGTGCAACGAAGTGAAAAAACCCACCGTCTTCACTCGCATTTCTGCCTTCACCGAGTGGCTCAATGAGGTAAATTAACATATAGTTACCCTTCAGCTACACATCAGTCTATCTGTACAGACAAAAATGAACAGCCGCTAGTATCAAACAATCAATAAGACACAGTGCATGTCAATTTTACCTATTGTTTCTGCAGGTGATCCAGAATTACTGAAGGTCTTTTGGAtgccaaccaaaaaaaaactatatcaaAAGAAGTAAAGTTGTAGACAAACAACAGCTTaccaaatattttgaaaaataaaatgtaactctTTTGTATGTGTTGAAATCCTTTTGATATTTTCAACATGGTAATATGACAATGAACCCATTAGCTACAACATTTTGTTTGCGTCACAGAGTTTAACACCACTATTTCCTCACAAATCCTCTCATTAAATATCCAGAACAAGTGTTCAGCTTCCTAGTCTGTTGTACTACTCCACACTTCATCATTCCTGCTGTGTGATAAAATGAGAGACCGATGACTGCCACACTGGCACAGGTGGAGGACTCATGAGTCAGGAGCTCCAATCAATCACCACCAAGGTCGACCAAGGGTCTGTGCAGGTGAATACACTGTCTGATGCAAGCAGGCGAAAAAAGCTGCAGAGTGCCTCAGCAGTCCTTTGTGGGTTTAATTTTGACATGCCTCTAGATCGAGGTAGTAAACAGTTATTCTCACCATGAGGTATTATTTTAAGGTATTCTGCACACCAAAGTAGAAGTCAGGAGAATTTTGAAGCTCTTTTCTTCTtaaagcagataaaaaaaaaaaaaacatttgattgcTTTATTATCGTTTTTGATCAAATACAAACAACAAGAAAATAGAATTACTTTTAGGTCAGTAAAGTCTAAAATAACTTCAGTGCCTTacagtatatacagtatatattagtatctttaaaaccttttcacattttgtaaaattGCAACCacaattatttggattttgtttgagACAATACACCAAATCCTACATCAGTGAGAAGTGGGAAGAAATGGccctgcaaataaaaataaaaattttgttGGGCCTCAATCATTACcttttgctacaattacagcAGCAGACATTTTGGaatatgtctctatcagctttgcacatttagagactaCCAGTGTTGCACATtcgtctttgcaaaatagctcaagtgcattcagattggatggagaacctctGTGATTGTACGTTTTCAACACTCGGTACAGATTCCCACTCACATTTAGGTCTAGATTTTGACTGAGCCGTTCTAGCACATGAATacgatttgatctaaaccatttcattgtagctctggctgtatgtttagagtcgctgcacaaaatgaaacaaaaaacaacaaaaatactcACCATATCCCCATAGCCTGTTTGTTTTCAGCCAAAACATCCTGATAGGGCttacatttagtttttgtcACTGAGAAAAGCTTAGGGTGTTTAGACAGTGAGTTAATGGTCTCTCTGGATCAAATCAGTGGAAATCTGTTGAACATAGAAAGAACGCTTGTGTGTAGATTTCTGAAATCCTCTTGCTGCTGGCTCCAGGAGTGGGCATGCCTTGGCCATGACCTTCCTCCATCTTTTGTTGATGAGTGGGAAGGCCTTTGATCATGCTCACTTCCTGTCTTCTCCATTAGGTTTGTTAATATTTGTTTCATATTGATCTGTTCATTAACCTTTGCTGCAGAACTACTGTGGCTTTTTCTGAGGATATTTTTTCTTGCCACATTGACACCACATTTACAATCACTTTGTCATCAAAACCCTGTAAAAAACCTTGGATTGTGATGTCTCCAAAGCTGTGCTGTTTAAAGGGCTGCAGATGATCTTTGTTTGAtgaaggatttttttattttactttttaactatGCTTCACCAGCATAACAGTTGTTATGTGAGTCCCAAAAATTAAACTTATAATCAGGTTGCACTACTTCAATTTTTGACAGTGGGGATAGTGATTGGATGCTTCtccatttttctccaaaagtcTTCTTCTGTGCCCAAAAGAAATTTTGCAAGGCCGGTTAGTCTTTTGTGTGTCTTATAATAAGAGAAGTTGCATCCTTTTTATGTGCATCTACGGAATCCAGCAGTTTGCAGTCTGTGTTGGACTGTCTGCCTTTAGATGTTGCCACCAACATGGCCCACATTCTTCAGGATGGCCCTGGTGTTGATCCCTGGATTCTTTTTCACCATACACCTATTGGGTACAGGTGTCCGTTTTGACATCCCACCAtaacctttgagattttctaAGGTGTATTGTATTGTGGAGCTTGAAGACATTTAGAAAAGCCCTTGTAGCTCTTTGCTGAGATGCGAGCAGCTACAAATCCTCActgagctctttttttttttagccaatATTTGCCACAAATTGACTGCAGAGAGCTGCTGATTGATGAAAACAGCAGTTCCTAGATAGGATACTATGGACTATTTGGAATGTTGAGGAACCTTGAATTTTTCACATATTCTCACAATTTGCAATAGGTAGGTTCAGATATGCtcttttatataaaatgtaagTCAGTcatagaagatttttttttttctttatgatgAAGTACATTGTGGTATCATATTTTCACAAACATCTATGTTCTTTTCCAGTCAGAGGAGCCATGTtggtttttaaagatttaaaagattcttttaaatctaaatctgcaagGGGTATGAATGATTTTGGCCTTAACTGAGTGTGTTGGGTTTAGCTTCAAATAAGGCTGTTGAACTAAAAGTTTTTAACATATACTTCTGTCTCCATCTGCTGGTAGATGTGGGAACTTCACAGAAGCGTTCCTTAATGGACAACAAATTTAGCAGACATTTTTTTGCGAGCGACTTTTTTTTATAGGATTTGCGTgtgcgtttgtgtgtgtgtgtgtgtgtgtgtgtgtgtgtgtgtgtgtgtgtgtgtgtgtgtgtgtgtgtgtgtgtgtgtgtgtgtgtgagttcaCCACCAGTTCTTCGCTGCTTATTAGGAACTGAAATGCAAACATAGGTCATCAAGTGAAATAGGACAGCAAAGCAAGTTTCTGTTTGTTCAAAACTAATGAATGTGTACATACATGCATTTGTACAATTATAatcttaattaaaatatttgatacaaaccacaaacataaaccCTAAAGTAAACGGGCATACCAGCTTAATTATACTTTTTAAAGCAAACTAACTCCTAATGAAACACTTGGGCACACTTAATGAAActgttaatgttttattgtcacCCAGGATCACAGAAAACGAGCTGAGTCTTAACAGATTTTATTGTTCACATTCTTCATGAGGGTGCACCACGGGGCTTCAGCAGCAGCGTCCCACAGCGGTATTACTACTgcttgaacctttttacattaccatttattttattgggattttatctaatagaccaacacaaagtggtgcattaTTGTTAAACGGAAGGAAAAAGATACataacttttaaactttttttgacaaataaaaatctaagaaGTATGTgcatttactctgatatcctAGAAATAAATCCAGAGCAACCCAACGGTTTTTAGGTGTCCACCTGTGAATAAATTAATCTCAGAGCATATTCAGTTTTTCTATATAGGCCTTTGAGGTATCATATAGAACATTAAGGATAAGATTTAGTGAGGTTTGAACATCTCGCAGTGCATTGTTAAATTCATCACggcaaaatggaaagagtagcAAGTGGACAACTGTTGGTAATGCACcttacaaatctggcctttatggaacagTTACAGTTTAGGCCTCTTCTGCTCAGAAgagaccaaaactaaactttaaGGCCTACGTGCAAAACACCGCGTGTAGCAGATGAAATAATACTAACCCACTCCCTGAAACATGGTGGCTACATCATGCTGAGTGGGTGC includes the following:
- the LOC124874132 gene encoding chymotrypsin-like elastase family member 3B, whose protein sequence is MLQTLVIVLLQVVFVFGCGSPAVNPDTSRVVNGEDARPHSWPWQISLQVKHGSRYHHTCGGTLVAPRWVLTAGHCIWPGDVYRVVLGEHDMSLQEGTEQIRDILRIVVHPEWDIDHVANGNDLALLKLDKSPIINDSIGEACLPQAGEILAHGTPCYISGWGNLYTHGPMPDKLQQALLPVVEHSVCSHSDWWGNTVKSTMVCAGGDVISACNGDSGGPLSCLGQDGRWYIQGVTSFVSSTVCNEVKKPTVFTRISAFTEWLNEVIQNY